Proteins from one Mycobacteriales bacterium genomic window:
- a CDS encoding chorismate-binding protein — protein MPHPPRAPRRPLREVARWEWRRGDGGDPVVLASAFLAGHGFPVSPLGGAARPGPEVAGAALLLGAAALPADLAARTVPPATPCPEVPDAAVVVFADADGPGDPPPGPARIGPWTPSWTPAEHAAAVERIRAAIARGDLYQANLVGHRSAPFEGDPAAVAAALARVPNAPYAGGLAGAGWSVHTASPESFLEVGGEGVVRVRPIKGTAADAATLLASAKDRAEHVMIVDLERNDLARVATTGTVTVPVLYDVRPLAGVWHAESTVEARLAPGTGLAELLAATFPGGSVTGAPKAAALKIIHETEPLGRGPSMGALGWVAPDGRVDLGLTIRTFAVAGGRVHLWTGGGVTWGSDPAGELAEAAAKAAPLLRALDPLKVSRPD, from the coding sequence GTGCCGCACCCGCCCCGCGCCCCGCGACGGCCCCTCCGCGAGGTGGCCCGCTGGGAGTGGCGGCGCGGCGACGGGGGCGACCCGGTGGTGCTGGCGAGCGCGTTCCTGGCCGGTCACGGGTTCCCCGTCAGCCCCCTCGGCGGGGCGGCGCGGCCCGGCCCGGAGGTCGCGGGGGCGGCCTTGTTACTAGGGGCGGCGGCGCTGCCCGCCGACCTGGCGGCCCGGACGGTGCCGCCGGCCACGCCGTGCCCGGAGGTCCCGGACGCCGCCGTGGTGGTCTTCGCCGACGCCGACGGGCCGGGTGACCCGCCGCCCGGCCCGGCCCGGATCGGGCCGTGGACGCCGAGCTGGACGCCGGCCGAGCACGCCGCCGCGGTCGAACGCATCCGGGCGGCGATCGCGCGCGGCGACCTCTACCAGGCGAACCTCGTGGGTCACCGCAGCGCGCCGTTCGAGGGCGACCCGGCGGCGGTGGCGGCGGCGCTGGCCCGGGTGCCGAACGCCCCCTACGCCGGCGGCCTGGCCGGCGCCGGGTGGTCGGTGCACACGGCCAGCCCGGAGTCGTTCCTCGAGGTGGGGGGTGAAGGTGTCGTGCGGGTCCGGCCGATCAAGGGCACCGCCGCCGACGCCGCGACGCTGCTCGCCAGCGCCAAGGACCGGGCCGAGCACGTCATGATCGTCGACCTGGAGCGCAACGACCTGGCGCGGGTCGCGACGACCGGCACGGTGACCGTCCCGGTGCTCTACGACGTCCGGCCGCTGGCCGGGGTCTGGCACGCCGAGTCGACGGTCGAGGCGCGGCTCGCGCCGGGGACCGGGCTGGCCGAGCTGCTGGCGGCGACGTTCCCCGGGGGGTCGGTGACGGGGGCGCCGAAGGCGGCGGCGTTGAAGATCATCCACGAGACCGAGCCGCTCGGCCGCGGGCCGAGCATGGGCGCCCTCGGCTGGGTGGCGCCGGACGGCCGGGTCGACCTCGGCCTGACCATCCGGACGTTCGCGGTGGCCGGGGGGCGGGTCCACCTGTGGACCGGCGGCGGGGTGACCTGGGGGAGCGACCCGGCCGGCGAGCTGGCGGAGGCGGCGGCGAAGGCGGCGCCGTTGCTGCGCGCCCTGGACCCACTGAAGGTGTCGCGGCCGGACTAG
- a CDS encoding DUF5999 family protein has translation MCPHHPQCPPAEASDHEAARVVASHPEQGWSLLCNGVVLFEDYGELLPDGTAVGAQRPDPRAA, from the coding sequence ATGTGCCCGCACCACCCGCAATGCCCCCCGGCGGAAGCCAGCGACCACGAGGCCGCCCGCGTCGTCGCCTCCCACCCCGAGCAGGGGTGGAGCCTGCTGTGCAACGGGGTCGTCCTGTTCGAGGACTACGGCGAGCTGCTCCCCGACGGCACCGCCGTCGGCGCCCAGCGCCCGGACCCCCGGGCTGCCTAG
- the gcvP gene encoding aminomethyl-transferring glycine dehydrogenase: MSDAPRPLAAPAAAPFAERHVGPSPDEQAKMLAVLGYGSLDDLTADAVPATIADRELDLPEPASEAAMLAELRALAGRNRRMVSMIGLGYSDTVTPPVIRRNVLESPAWYTAYTPYQPEISQGRLEALLNFQTMVADLTGLPTANASLLDEGTAAAEAMALCRRASRAPEGAAFLVDADTHPQTLAVVVTRAEPLGIEVRTFDADGPLPEGPAFGVLLSYPGSSGKVRDHAPLIEAAHAAGALVAVTTDLLALTLLRPPGEAGADVVVGSSQRFGVPFGFGGPHAAFMAVRAGLERNLPGRLVGVSVDADGHPAFRLALQTREQHIRREKATSNICTAQVLLAVIAGMYAVHHGPDGLTAIAGRVHRLAAALAAALRRGGVEVAHEAFFDTVTARVPDAAAVVARAADAGINLRLVDSTTVGVSTDEVTEPAHLAAVLAAFGVPGELDETVPDAVPDGLRRTTPFLTHPVFTSHRSETALLRYLRRLSDRDYALDRGMIPLGSCTMKLNATAEMEPITWPELAGIHPFAPGEQTEGYAELIAQLEDWLARITGYDRVSVQPNAGSQGELAGLLAIRGWHRANGQAERDVCLIPSSAHGTNAASAVMAGMRVVVVGCDDAGNVDLGDLRAKIEQHADRLAALMVTYPSTHGVFEAEITDVCAAVHDAGGQVYVDGANLNALVGLARPGRFGADVSHLNLHKTFCIPHGGGGPGVGPVAVRAHLAPYLPNHPFRGDAGPDTGPGPISAAPWGSAGILPISWAYVRMMGADGLRRATQVAILNANYVARRLNPYYPVLYTGHSGLVAHECIVDLRQITKETGVTVDDVAKRLVDYGFHAPTMSFPVAGTLMIEPTESEDLGELDRFCDAMIAIRAEIGLLGGEWDPVDNPLKNAPHTATMIGADAWEHGYSREVAAFPVPGLRQSKYWPPVRRIDGAHGDRNLVCSCPPPEAFED; the protein is encoded by the coding sequence GTGTCCGACGCGCCCCGCCCGCTCGCCGCCCCGGCCGCCGCGCCGTTCGCCGAACGCCACGTCGGCCCGTCGCCGGACGAGCAGGCGAAGATGCTGGCCGTCCTCGGCTACGGCTCGCTGGACGACCTGACCGCCGACGCGGTGCCCGCGACGATCGCGGACCGGGAGCTGGACCTGCCGGAGCCGGCGTCGGAGGCGGCGATGCTCGCCGAGCTGCGCGCCCTCGCCGGGCGCAACCGGCGGATGGTGTCGATGATCGGCCTCGGCTACAGCGACACGGTCACCCCGCCGGTGATCCGCCGCAACGTCCTGGAGAGCCCGGCCTGGTACACGGCGTACACGCCGTACCAGCCGGAGATCAGCCAGGGCCGGCTCGAGGCGCTGCTGAACTTCCAGACTATGGTCGCCGACCTCACCGGCCTGCCGACCGCCAACGCCTCTCTGCTGGACGAGGGCACCGCCGCCGCCGAGGCGATGGCGCTCTGCCGCCGGGCCAGCCGGGCGCCGGAGGGGGCGGCGTTCCTGGTCGACGCCGACACCCACCCGCAGACGCTCGCGGTGGTCGTGACGCGCGCGGAGCCGCTGGGCATCGAGGTGCGCACGTTCGACGCGGACGGGCCGCTGCCGGAGGGACCGGCGTTCGGCGTGCTGCTGTCCTACCCGGGCTCGTCCGGCAAGGTCCGCGACCACGCGCCGCTCATCGAGGCGGCGCACGCCGCCGGCGCGCTCGTCGCCGTGACCACCGACCTGCTCGCGCTGACGCTGCTCCGCCCCCCGGGCGAGGCGGGCGCGGACGTCGTGGTCGGGAGCAGCCAGCGGTTCGGGGTGCCGTTCGGCTTCGGCGGGCCGCACGCGGCGTTCATGGCGGTGCGGGCCGGGCTGGAGCGCAACCTGCCCGGCCGGCTGGTCGGCGTCTCCGTCGACGCCGACGGGCACCCGGCGTTCCGGCTCGCGCTGCAGACCCGCGAGCAGCACATCCGCCGGGAGAAGGCGACCAGCAACATCTGCACCGCCCAGGTGCTGCTCGCCGTCATCGCCGGGATGTACGCCGTCCACCACGGCCCCGACGGCCTGACCGCGATCGCCGGGCGGGTGCACCGGCTCGCGGCGGCGCTGGCCGCCGCGCTGCGGCGGGGCGGCGTCGAGGTCGCGCACGAGGCGTTCTTCGACACCGTCACCGCCCGCGTCCCCGACGCGGCCGCCGTGGTGGCCCGCGCCGCCGACGCCGGCATCAACCTGCGCCTGGTCGACTCAACCACGGTCGGCGTCAGCACCGACGAGGTCACCGAGCCGGCCCACCTGGCGGCGGTGCTCGCGGCGTTCGGCGTCCCGGGCGAGCTCGACGAGACGGTGCCGGACGCCGTTCCGGACGGGCTGCGGCGGACCACGCCGTTCCTCACCCACCCGGTCTTCACCTCGCACCGCAGCGAGACGGCGCTGCTCCGCTACCTGCGCCGGCTCTCGGACCGCGACTACGCCCTCGACCGCGGCATGATCCCGCTCGGCTCCTGCACCATGAAGCTCAACGCCACCGCCGAGATGGAGCCGATCACCTGGCCGGAGCTAGCCGGCATCCACCCGTTCGCGCCCGGCGAGCAGACCGAGGGGTACGCCGAGCTGATCGCCCAGCTCGAGGACTGGCTGGCCCGGATCACCGGCTACGACCGGGTCAGCGTCCAGCCGAACGCCGGCTCCCAGGGCGAGCTCGCCGGCCTGCTCGCGATCCGCGGCTGGCACCGGGCCAACGGCCAGGCCGAGCGCGACGTCTGCCTCATCCCGTCCAGCGCCCACGGCACCAACGCCGCCTCCGCCGTCATGGCCGGCATGCGCGTCGTCGTCGTCGGCTGCGACGACGCCGGGAACGTCGACCTCGGCGACCTGCGCGCCAAGATCGAGCAGCACGCCGACCGGCTCGCCGCACTCATGGTCACCTACCCGAGCACGCACGGCGTGTTCGAGGCGGAGATCACCGACGTCTGCGCCGCCGTCCACGACGCCGGCGGCCAGGTCTACGTCGACGGCGCCAACCTCAACGCGCTCGTCGGCCTGGCCCGCCCCGGCCGCTTCGGCGCCGACGTCAGCCACCTGAACCTGCACAAGACGTTCTGCATCCCGCACGGCGGCGGCGGCCCCGGCGTCGGCCCGGTCGCCGTCCGCGCGCACCTGGCGCCGTACCTGCCCAACCACCCGTTCCGCGGCGACGCCGGCCCGGACACCGGCCCCGGCCCGATCAGCGCCGCGCCGTGGGGGAGCGCCGGCATCCTGCCGATCTCCTGGGCGTACGTCCGGATGATGGGCGCCGACGGCCTCCGCCGCGCCACCCAGGTCGCCATCCTCAACGCCAACTACGTCGCCCGCCGGCTGAACCCGTACTACCCCGTCCTCTACACCGGGCACAGCGGGCTGGTCGCCCACGAGTGCATCGTCGACCTCCGGCAGATCACCAAGGAGACCGGCGTCACCGTCGACGACGTCGCCAAGCGCCTCGTCGACTACGGCTTCCACGCCCCGACGATGTCGTTCCCCGTCGCCGGCACGCTGATGATCGAGCCGACGGAGAGCGAGGACCTCGGCGAGCTGGACCGGTTCTGCGACGCGATGATCGCGATCCGCGCCGAGATCGGTCTGCTGGGCGGCGAGTGGGACCCGGTGGACAACCCGCTGAAGAACGCCCCGCACACCGCGACCATGATCGGTGCCGACGCGTGGGAGCACGGGTACTCGCGCGAGGTGGCGGCGTTCCCCGTCCCGGGGCTCCGGCAGAGCAAGTACTGGCCGCCGGTCCGCCGCATCGACGGCGCCCACGGCGACCGGAACCTCGTGTGCAGCTGCCCGCCGCCGGAGGCGTTCGAGGACTGA
- a CDS encoding MerR family transcriptional regulator — protein MQETLFDEGVPAPPEEGVGYRGPTACAVAGITYRQLDYWARTGLVTPSVRDASGSGTQRLYSFRDVLVLKLVRRLLDTGISLQNIRTAVGQLRAGGAEELAEITLLSDGTTVYECTSADEVVDLLQGGQGVFAIAVGKVVREVEGSLAELPGERAEDEAAPAEHTGDELSARRRKRGA, from the coding sequence GTGCAGGAGACGTTGTTCGACGAGGGCGTGCCCGCTCCGCCCGAGGAGGGCGTGGGGTACCGCGGCCCGACGGCGTGCGCGGTGGCCGGGATCACCTACCGCCAGCTCGACTACTGGGCCCGCACCGGCCTGGTGACCCCGAGCGTCCGCGACGCGTCCGGCTCCGGCACGCAGCGGCTCTACTCGTTCCGCGACGTGCTCGTGCTCAAGCTGGTCCGCCGGCTGCTCGACACCGGCATCTCGCTGCAGAACATCCGTACCGCCGTCGGCCAGCTCCGCGCCGGCGGCGCCGAGGAGCTGGCCGAGATCACGCTGCTCAGCGACGGCACGACCGTGTACGAGTGCACCTCGGCCGACGAGGTCGTTGACCTGCTCCAGGGCGGGCAGGGCGTGTTCGCGATCGCGGTCGGCAAGGTCGTCCGCGAGGTCGAGGGGTCGCTGGCCGAGCTGCCGGGCGAGCGGGCCGAGGACGAGGCGGCGCCCGCCGAGCACACCGGCGACGAGCTGTCGGCGCGCCGCCGCAAGCGCGGCGCCTGA
- a CDS encoding bifunctional nuclease family protein, with product MNEVTVVGVRVELPTNQPIVLLKEVDGDRYLPIWIGAVEATAIAFAQQQIVTARPMTHDLMKDILDALGATVTAVHITDLQDGVFYANLVFDSGAEVSARPSDAIALAMRMGVTLYADETVLAEAGIPIADEQETEVEKFREFLDQISPDDFNTTG from the coding sequence TTGAACGAGGTGACCGTCGTCGGGGTCCGCGTCGAGCTGCCGACCAACCAGCCGATCGTGCTGCTCAAGGAGGTCGACGGCGACCGGTACCTGCCCATCTGGATCGGGGCCGTCGAGGCGACCGCGATCGCGTTCGCGCAGCAGCAGATCGTCACCGCGCGCCCGATGACGCACGACCTGATGAAGGACATCCTCGACGCGCTCGGCGCGACGGTCACCGCCGTGCACATCACCGACCTCCAGGACGGCGTGTTCTACGCCAACCTCGTCTTCGACTCCGGCGCCGAGGTCTCCGCCCGCCCGTCCGATGCGATCGCGCTGGCGATGCGGATGGGCGTGACCCTCTACGCGGACGAGACGGTGCTCGCGGAGGCCGGCATCCCGATCGCCGACGAGCAGGAGACCGAGGTCGAGAAGTTCCGCGAGTTCCTCGACCAGATCTCGCCCGACGACTTCAACACGACCGGCTGA
- a CDS encoding MerR family transcriptional regulator, which produces MSTGARKAFMSIGEVLSQLRADFPDVTISKIRFLETEGLIEPERTSSGYRKFSRDDVARLRYVLSAQRDRYLPLRVIKQHLEALDRGLEPPEGDGAGPQVPRALTAVDGLPGPESFVRDVSDVRLTRDELATAAGLSTEQLDQLEQYGLVGPRPGGSFYDGDALVVAKTVAEMSRFGIESRHLRPFRSAADREIGLFEQVVAPLVRQRNPEARARAEETVRELAALSIRLHSALVRAGLKPGLTR; this is translated from the coding sequence ATGAGCACCGGGGCCCGCAAGGCGTTCATGAGCATCGGCGAGGTGCTCTCGCAGCTCCGCGCCGACTTCCCCGACGTGACGATCTCCAAGATCCGCTTCCTGGAGACGGAGGGGCTGATCGAGCCGGAGCGCACGTCGTCCGGGTACCGGAAGTTCTCCCGCGACGACGTCGCGCGGCTGCGCTACGTGCTCTCCGCCCAGCGCGACCGCTACCTCCCGCTCCGCGTGATCAAGCAGCACCTCGAGGCGCTCGACCGGGGGCTGGAGCCGCCGGAGGGCGACGGCGCCGGGCCGCAGGTGCCGCGCGCGCTCACCGCCGTCGACGGGCTGCCGGGGCCGGAGTCGTTCGTCCGCGACGTCTCGGACGTCCGGCTGACCCGCGACGAGCTGGCGACGGCGGCCGGGCTGTCCACCGAGCAGCTCGACCAGCTCGAGCAGTACGGCCTGGTCGGGCCGCGCCCGGGCGGGTCGTTCTACGACGGCGACGCCCTCGTGGTGGCCAAGACGGTGGCGGAGATGAGCCGGTTCGGGATCGAGTCGCGGCACCTGCGGCCGTTCCGCAGCGCGGCCGACCGCGAGATCGGGCTGTTCGAGCAGGTCGTCGCGCCGCTCGTCCGCCAGCGCAACCCGGAGGCGCGGGCCCGCGCGGAGGAGACCGTGCGGGAGCTGGCGGCGCTGAGCATCCGGCTGCACTCGGCGCTGGTCCGCGCCGGCCTCAAGCCCGGTCTGACCCGGTAA
- the gcvH gene encoding glycine cleavage system protein GcvH — protein MSFPEELRYTSDHEWVSPPNEDGIVRIGITSYAQEALGDIVFVSVSAVGADTTAGEALGEVESTKSVSDVYAPLSGAVVARNERLDQQPELLNTDPYGDGWIAEVRPSDPAALDGLLDAAAYADLVAQA, from the coding sequence GTGTCGTTCCCCGAAGAGCTCCGCTACACCTCCGACCACGAGTGGGTCAGCCCGCCGAACGAGGACGGGATCGTCCGCATCGGGATCACGTCGTACGCGCAGGAGGCGCTCGGCGACATCGTCTTCGTCTCCGTCAGCGCCGTCGGCGCCGACACCACGGCCGGCGAGGCGCTCGGCGAGGTCGAGTCGACCAAGAGCGTCTCGGACGTCTACGCGCCGCTGTCCGGCGCCGTCGTCGCCCGCAACGAGCGGCTGGACCAGCAGCCGGAGCTGCTCAACACCGACCCGTACGGCGACGGCTGGATCGCCGAGGTCCGCCCGTCCGACCCGGCGGCGCTGGACGGGCTGCTGGACGCGGCGGCGTACGCCGACCTGGTCGCGCAGGCCTGA
- a CDS encoding DUF881 domain-containing protein — translation MSDPRPPRRRHPLRSQALIGLMLAVLGFALVVQLRAAQQTSKFASARQEDLVRILDDLTARSDRLRGEIEELQRTRDRLTGGAGQDAAALAESRRRQDALRILAGTVAAAGPGVEVTITDPEHAVTSDLLLDTMQELRDAGAEALQVNGVRLTASSWFSDSGPTVLADGTPLRAPYVFRAIGDAHTLADAMGIPGGVEDAVSGRSGATIRVEERARVVVDALRPLSAPRYARAAAGRE, via the coding sequence ATGAGCGACCCCAGGCCGCCGCGGCGCCGGCACCCGCTGCGCAGCCAGGCGCTGATCGGGCTGATGCTGGCCGTGCTCGGCTTCGCGCTGGTCGTGCAGCTCCGGGCGGCGCAGCAGACGTCGAAGTTCGCCTCCGCGCGGCAGGAGGACCTGGTCCGCATCCTGGACGACCTCACCGCCCGCTCGGACCGGCTGCGCGGGGAGATCGAGGAGCTGCAACGCACCCGGGACCGGCTGACCGGTGGCGCCGGGCAGGACGCCGCCGCGCTCGCGGAGAGCCGCCGGCGCCAGGACGCGCTGCGCATCCTGGCCGGGACGGTCGCCGCCGCCGGCCCGGGCGTCGAGGTGACGATCACCGACCCGGAGCACGCGGTGACCTCCGACCTGCTGCTCGACACCATGCAGGAGCTCCGCGACGCCGGCGCCGAGGCGTTGCAGGTCAACGGCGTGCGGCTGACCGCGTCGAGCTGGTTCAGCGACTCCGGGCCGACCGTGCTGGCGGACGGGACGCCGCTGCGGGCGCCGTACGTGTTCCGCGCGATCGGCGACGCGCACACGCTCGCCGACGCCATGGGCATCCCCGGCGGCGTCGAGGACGCGGTCAGCGGTCGCAGCGGCGCGACGATCCGCGTCGAGGAGCGCGCCCGGGTCGTCGTCGACGCGTTGCGGCCGCTTTCGGCGCCCCGCTACGCTCGCGCCGCCGCCGGACGAGAGTGA
- a CDS encoding small basic family protein produces the protein MIPGLALLVGVALGLVLQPVVPLWLQPYLPIAVVAALDAVFGGVRALLDGIFDDKVFVVSFVSNALLAAVLVFLGDQLGVGGQLSTAVIVVLGIRIFQNLAAIRRHLFRA, from the coding sequence GTGATCCCCGGCCTCGCGCTCCTCGTCGGCGTCGCCCTCGGCCTGGTGCTCCAGCCGGTGGTGCCGCTGTGGCTCCAGCCGTACCTGCCGATCGCGGTGGTGGCGGCGCTGGACGCGGTGTTCGGCGGCGTGCGGGCGCTGCTCGACGGGATCTTCGACGACAAGGTCTTCGTCGTGTCGTTCGTCTCGAACGCCCTGCTGGCGGCCGTGCTCGTCTTCCTCGGCGACCAGCTCGGGGTCGGTGGGCAGCTCTCGACGGCGGTCATCGTCGTGCTCGGCATCCGGATCTTCCAGAACCTCGCCGCCATCCGGCGGCACCTGTTCCGCGCATGA